One window from the genome of Leucoraja erinacea ecotype New England chromosome 16, Leri_hhj_1, whole genome shotgun sequence encodes:
- the isy1 gene encoding pre-mRNA-splicing factor ISY1 homolog: MARNAEKAMTALARFRQAQLEDGKVKERRPFLASECSELHKAEKWRRQIISEISKKVAQIQNAGLGEFRIRDLNDEINKLLREKGHWEVRIKELGGPDYGKFGPKMLDHEGKEVPGNRGYKYFGAAKDLPGVRELFEREPPAPPRKTRAELMKDIDADYYGYRDEDDGVLLPLEQELEKKVIADAVKKWKEDKEARLANEGFKEEEEEEVNIYAVKDDESDEDDEEQMEGDEDQQKFIAHVPVPSQKEVEEALVRRKKMELLQKYASEALMAQSEDAKRLLGL; this comes from the exons ATG GCTCGAAATGCAGAGAAGGCAAT GACTGCTTTGGCGAGATTTCGCCAAGCGCAGCTGGAAGACGGAAAAGTTAAG GAGAGGAGACCATTCCTCGCATCAGAGTGCAGTGAATTGCATAAAGCAGAGAAATGGAGGCGACAA ATCATAAGCGAAATTTCCAAAAAAGTGGCACAGATACAAAATG CTGGTTTGGGAGAATTTCGGATACGAGATCTTAACGATGAAATCAATAAGTTGCTTCGAGAGAAAGGCCACTGGGAAGTCCGAATAAAGGAGTTGGGAGGTCCTGATTATGGA aaaTTTGGACCAAAGATGTTGGATCATGAGGGGAAAGAAGTTCCAGGCAATAGAGGATACAAATATTTTGGAGCAGCAAAAGATTTGCCAGGAGTCAGAGAACTGTTTGAAAGAGAGC CACCTGCCCCACCACGGAAAACTCGTGCCGAGCTCATGAAAGACATTGATGCAGATTATTATGGTTACAGAGATGAAGATGATGGTGTCCTTCTACCCTTGGAACAAGAGCTTGAGAAAAAAG TTATAGCAGACGCAGTGAAAAAGTGGAAGGAAGATAAAGAGGCCCGGCTTGCAAATGAAGGTTTtaaagaggaggaagaagaagaagtgaatATCTACGCAGTGAAAGATGATGAG TCTGATGAAGACGATGAGGAACAGATGGAAGGAGACGAAGACCAGCAAAAATTTATAGCTCATGTTCCTGTACCATCACAGAAAGAG GTTGAAGAGGCGCTTGTACGAAGGAAGAAAATGGAACTGTTGCAGAAATATGCTAGTGAAGCTCTAATGGCTCAAAGTGAAGATGCTAAAAGACTTCTGGGACTGTaa